GATCGTAGTGGTTACGCGATAAGTGAAAGACATCTTGCAGCCAATAACCCACCGGATTGTTCTGGTACGTATACTGGCTACCGTATAAATGCAGTAACAAAAACAAGAATACAAAGACCACGCTTTTATGCGATAAAGAATAACGCACATAAAAAAAGCCAAATGCCATTAAGCCCGGCAAGGTAAGCAGATTTTCGAGTAGCCAGTTGAAAAAATTAGTGGTGGCAAAACCGCTGTATAACCAAAATAAGGTAAACACGAAAGTGCAGCCAGTTAATACCGGATTACGAAAAAGCAACCAAAATTTATTTGCGTCACGAACTTTTACAAACGACATAAAACAGCAGATATTTTGTTTTTAACTAGTAACCTTACCCGGATGTTTCATAATGCTTGTAATTAAGGTGGAGGCAGCGGTATTTAGGGAATTATGAGAAGTTGAGGAATCAAAAATTTTAAAAATTTTTACTTAAACCAACGCTCAAACTGATGTAAGTTGCTTGAACGCCTAACTCAGCAATCCGGAAACTGTAGTGGGGCTTAAACTGTTATCGGAGGTAATCTGTTATAAGCATACATCCTAATTTTCCTGATGGCTGTTTTGCGGCACAGGTAAAAACGAGTGGTTATTTTATGTGCCGCTAATTGCTTTATTTTGTAGTAATTTTTACCCTGAATCCGATTACATGATACCCCTGAACCGCGCTATACTTTCTTTATTTTTCTTTTTATTCTTTCTCCAGAATACTTTTAGTCAGGTGTTAAAACCAGCCACCTGGGCTTATACCTGGTCTAAAAAAGAAGCAAAAACCGGCGACGAAATAGAAGTAGTTTTTAACGTAAAAATAGATCCGGATTGGTATTTATATTCCAGCGACTTCGACCCAAACGTGGGCCCCACGGTAACCACTTTTACGTTTACGCCGCACCCTTCTTATCAGCTTCTAGGTAAAATTATTCCGGTAAATCCGAAGAAAAAGTTTGATAAGATATTTGAAGGCGATGTTACATACTTTACCAAAACCGCTCAGTTTCGGCAGCGCATTAAAGTTTTACAAAAAGATATACGCCTGAGTGGCTCCGTAGAATACCAGGTTTGTACCGAAGTAGATGGCAAGTGTATTCCGTTCGAAGAATCGTTTACCCTGGAACCCATTGCTGTTACCGGCGAGCCAATTGTAATCAATAATAATCCGGCAACTACAGCAACGCCGCAGGCAAGCAATAATCCGGCACCTCTGGCAACAACAAAACCTGCTCTCCGTTCCGAAGAGCCTGAAACATTACTGGCCGATAATCCTGATTTTCAAAATGTAATCACCCGCGTGGACTCTGCTTTAGCCGATTCAGCTAGAAAGAAAGCGCAAGTGGCCGCAACTTCCAACACTCCAGATTCGACTACCGCCATTTCTGCCAACGTAGATATGGGAGGCGAACTCCAGACCGGCTCCAACCTGTGGACGTTTTTTCTAGTGGCTTTTGGCTCGGGGTTGGTAGCCTTGCTTACGCCCTGCGTTTTTCCGATGGTGCCCATGACCGTAACTTTTTTTACCGGTAACAGCCGGGGGCGGGGCGAATCTTTCTTAAAAGCCTTGGCTTATGGATTATCCATTATTGTTATTTATTCTTTAATCGGAGTTGTTTTTTCAAAAATTGCCGGACCAGATGCGGCTAATTTTATCAGTACCCATTGGTTGCCGAATGGGCTCTTTTTTTTAATATTTCTGCTTTTTGGCTTATCCTTTTTAGGTTTGTTCGAAATTACCCTGCCCAGCAGCCTGGTAAATAAAGCCGATAGCCAAAGCGATAAAGGCGGCTGGTACGGCATCTTTTTTATGGCGTTTACTTTGGTGCTGGTGTCGTTTTCCTGCACTGGCCCTATTGTGGGCAGTATTTTGGTAGCATCGGCCGGGGGCGAAACGTTAAAGCCCATAACCGGTATGTTTGCGTATTCGCTGGCTTTTGCTTTGCCGTTTACTTTATTTGCAGCATTCCCGTCGTGGTTGCAGAATTTGCCGAAATCCGGTGGCTGGCTTAACTCTGTAAAAGTTTGTCTGGGTTTTATAGAACTGGCTTTAGCCCTGAAGTTTTTAAGTGTAGCCGACCAGGCCTACCATTGGGGAATACTGGACCGGGAAATTTACCTGGCTATTTGGATTGTGCTTTTTACCTTGCTAGGTTTTTATTTACTTGGTAAACTAAAGTTTGCCCACGACAGCGATTTACCTTACATCAGCGTGCCGCGTTTATCGTTGGCTATTATTACATTTAGCTTTGTAGTGTATTTAATTCCGGGCTTACTTGGGGCACCGTTAAAAGCCTTAGCGGGCTATTTGCCGCCGCAAAGCACCCACGATTTTGATTTATCCCGTTTATTTACTTCCGGAACTACCGGCAATAATAACCAGGCGGTTAGTACCTTGTGCGAAAAACCAAAATACGCCGATTTCTTACATTTGCCCCACGGCATCCAAGGTTACTTTGATCTGGACCAAGCCAAACGGTGTGCGCTGGAACAAAACAAGCCTATTTTTATTGATTTTACCGGCCATGGGTGCGTGAACTGCCGCGAAATGGAAGCCAATGTATGGTCAGACCCGGAAGTACTGCGCCGGTTAAAAAATGATTTTGTGGTAGTGGCTTTGTATGTAGATGATAAAACTACTTTACCCGAAAACGAGTGGTATACCTCTACTTACGATCAGAAGCAAAAAACTACCATTGGTAAAAAGTATGCGGATTTTCAGATTACGGCTTTCCAGAATAATGCGCAGCCGTTTTATGTATTAATGGGGCCCGATGGTAAGCCGTTGGTTAAGCCCATCGCCTACGATTTAGACGTCAGCAATTTTATAAAATTCCTGGATGCCGGGATTGCCGCATA
The sequence above is a segment of the Adhaeribacter swui genome. Coding sequences within it:
- a CDS encoding protein-disulfide reductase DsbD family protein; amino-acid sequence: MIPLNRAILSLFFFLFFLQNTFSQVLKPATWAYTWSKKEAKTGDEIEVVFNVKIDPDWYLYSSDFDPNVGPTVTTFTFTPHPSYQLLGKIIPVNPKKKFDKIFEGDVTYFTKTAQFRQRIKVLQKDIRLSGSVEYQVCTEVDGKCIPFEESFTLEPIAVTGEPIVINNNPATTATPQASNNPAPLATTKPALRSEEPETLLADNPDFQNVITRVDSALADSARKKAQVAATSNTPDSTTAISANVDMGGELQTGSNLWTFFLVAFGSGLVALLTPCVFPMVPMTVTFFTGNSRGRGESFLKALAYGLSIIVIYSLIGVVFSKIAGPDAANFISTHWLPNGLFFLIFLLFGLSFLGLFEITLPSSLVNKADSQSDKGGWYGIFFMAFTLVLVSFSCTGPIVGSILVASAGGETLKPITGMFAYSLAFALPFTLFAAFPSWLQNLPKSGGWLNSVKVCLGFIELALALKFLSVADQAYHWGILDREIYLAIWIVLFTLLGFYLLGKLKFAHDSDLPYISVPRLSLAIITFSFVVYLIPGLLGAPLKALAGYLPPQSTHDFDLSRLFTSGTTGNNNQAVSTLCEKPKYADFLHLPHGIQGYFDLDQAKRCALEQNKPIFIDFTGHGCVNCREMEANVWSDPEVLRRLKNDFVVVALYVDDKTTLPENEWYTSTYDQKQKTTIGKKYADFQITAFQNNAQPFYVLMGPDGKPLVKPIAYDLDVSNFIKFLDAGIAAYQKTAKVN
- a CDS encoding DUF2238 domain-containing protein → MSFVKVRDANKFWLLFRNPVLTGCTFVFTLFWLYSGFATTNFFNWLLENLLTLPGLMAFGFFYVRYSLSHKSVVFVFLFLLLHLYGSQYTYQNNPVGYWLQDVFHLSRNHYDRIVHFSFGLLMALPMYEICRYHLKNARWLPYLIPLELTLSMSVLFELIEWIFSTLFVQDKASVYLGMQGDIWDAQKDVALAFLGAVIAVSFIWFNTHKKVTTRQPGSKNF